One Helianthus annuus cultivar XRQ/B chromosome 7, HanXRQr2.0-SUNRISE, whole genome shotgun sequence genomic region harbors:
- the LOC110869158 gene encoding ubiquinol-cytochrome-c reductase complex assembly factor 1 isoform X1: MVLKWSRTLVNIYRVQNNLWFSCRSISRVSSVELPKVVDYMGKSYADISEGHGLEQLVNLNKMFRSKAVSLALPPGSPHRINEPNYKGIRLFILRLMLFYSKQSMSIRAANVIYRRVVSQVDNPMVYDVFRLEKTFRTTFSMLVVHVWLCLRRLKVEGKEGVELGQYVYEIYNHDLEIRVSKAGVNLLLSKWMRELEKIFYGNIVAYDTAMLPEAKPDALHNTIWKNVFSSDGSPTYDAAALPAVLAFSRYVRRECTCLSLTDKESMFSGNFMFSAIYNPNTPR; encoded by the exons ATGGTGCTTAAATGGAGCAGAACCCTAGTTAATATATACAGGGTGCAGAACAATTTATGGTTTTCTTGCAGAAGTATTTCTAGGGTTTCCTCTGTTGAACTGCCAAAAGTTGTTGATTATATGgggaaaagttatgctgatataTCAGAG GGTCATGGATTGGAGCAACTG GTAAATTTGAATAAGATGTTTCGTAGTAAGGCGGTTTCATTAGCCCTGCCACCTGGATCGCCTCATAGGATTAACGAGCCTAATTACAAGGGTATTCGCTTGTTTATCCTCAGATTGATGCTCTTTTATAGTAAGCAGAGTATGTCTATTCGAGCAGCGAATGTTATTTACCGTCGCGTTGTTTCTCAAGTTGATAACCCTATGGTTTATGACG TTTTTAGGTTGGAGAAGACCTTTAGAACGACATTCTCGATGCTCGTTGTGCACGTGTGGCTTTGTTTGCGACGTTTGAAAGTGGAAGGAAAAGAAGGCGTTGAATTGGGTCAATATGTGTATGAGATATACAATCATGATTTGGAGATTAGGGTTTCAAAAGCCGGG GTTAATTTGCTGTTGTCTAAATGGATGAGGGAACTGGAAAAAATATTTTACGGTAATATTGTGGCTTATGACACTGCCATGCTTCCGGAAGCGAAACCAGACGCGTTACACAATACGATATGGAA GAACGTATTCTCAAGTGATGGTTCACCGACGTATGACGCTGCTGCATTACCAGCTGTCCTG GCTTTCTCAAGATATGTACGACGAGAATGCACTTGCTTGTCATTAACAG ATAAGGAGTCGATGTTTTCTGGCAACTTCATGTTCAGCGCTATCTACAACCCAAACACGCCGCGATAG
- the LOC110869158 gene encoding ubiquinol-cytochrome-c reductase complex assembly factor 1 isoform X2: MFRSKAVSLALPPGSPHRINEPNYKGIRLFILRLMLFYSKQSMSIRAANVIYRRVVSQVDNPMVYDVFRLEKTFRTTFSMLVVHVWLCLRRLKVEGKEGVELGQYVYEIYNHDLEIRVSKAGVNLLLSKWMRELEKIFYGNIVAYDTAMLPEAKPDALHNTIWKNVFSSDGSPTYDAAALPAVLAFSRYVRRECTCLSLTDKESMFSGNFMFSAIYNPNTPR; this comes from the exons ATGTTTCGTAGTAAGGCGGTTTCATTAGCCCTGCCACCTGGATCGCCTCATAGGATTAACGAGCCTAATTACAAGGGTATTCGCTTGTTTATCCTCAGATTGATGCTCTTTTATAGTAAGCAGAGTATGTCTATTCGAGCAGCGAATGTTATTTACCGTCGCGTTGTTTCTCAAGTTGATAACCCTATGGTTTATGACG TTTTTAGGTTGGAGAAGACCTTTAGAACGACATTCTCGATGCTCGTTGTGCACGTGTGGCTTTGTTTGCGACGTTTGAAAGTGGAAGGAAAAGAAGGCGTTGAATTGGGTCAATATGTGTATGAGATATACAATCATGATTTGGAGATTAGGGTTTCAAAAGCCGGG GTTAATTTGCTGTTGTCTAAATGGATGAGGGAACTGGAAAAAATATTTTACGGTAATATTGTGGCTTATGACACTGCCATGCTTCCGGAAGCGAAACCAGACGCGTTACACAATACGATATGGAA GAACGTATTCTCAAGTGATGGTTCACCGACGTATGACGCTGCTGCATTACCAGCTGTCCTG GCTTTCTCAAGATATGTACGACGAGAATGCACTTGCTTGTCATTAACAG ATAAGGAGTCGATGTTTTCTGGCAACTTCATGTTCAGCGCTATCTACAACCCAAACACGCCGCGATAG
- the LOC110869157 gene encoding acid phosphatase 1: MDFLGSIVFLCLFSMTFAQQSMDIDHLDPDLLPRPLIIEFSESRLKNMSDDIAMHCTSWRVAVEANNLGPWKTIPDECADYVKDYMLGRSYNVDLEKVSHESGIYAKSLELGADGMDAWVFDIDETLISNLPYYSDHGYGLELFNNVQFDKWILEGVAPAIKPSLKLYEEVLSLGFKIILLTGRNENKRNITVSNLKHAGYQKWDKLVLRGEHEREKSASAFKSDKRKEIMEEGFRILGNSGDQWSDLTGTSTASRSFKLSNPMYHIP; encoded by the exons ATGGATTTTCTTGGATCCATTGTGTTCTTATGTCTTTTCTCCATGACTTTCGCTCAACAAAGCATGGATATCGATCATCTTGATCCCGACCTCCTTCCAAGACCTTTGATCATTGAATTCTCTGAATCCCGGCTCAAGAACATGAGCGATGACATTGCGATGCATTGCACGAGTTGGAGGGTTGCGGTTGAAGCAAACAATTTGGGTCCATGGAAAACGATTCCGGATGAATGTGCGGATTATGTGAAAGATTATATGTTGGGTCGGTCTTATAATGTTGATCTTGAAAAGGTTTCACATGAGTCTGGAATTtatgccaagagcctggaattgGGAGCAGATGGAATGGATGCTTGGGTTTTCGACATCGATGAAACCTTGATCTCGAATCTTCCGTATTACTCTGATCATGGTTACGG GTTGGAACTTTTCAACAATGTTCAATTCGACAAATGGATTCTCGAAGGAGTGGCACCAGCGATCAAACCCAGTTTGAAGCTATATGAAGAGGTTTTAAGTCTTGGTTTTAAGATCATCTTGTTGACTGGGCGAAACGAAAACAAAAGGAACATTACTGTTTCAAATCTAAAGCATGCAGGATATCAGAAATGGGATAAACTCGTTTTAAG AGGTGAACACGAGCGTGAAAAATCGGCAAGTGCATTTAAGTCGGATAAAAGGAAAGAGATAATGGAGGAGGGATTTCGAATTCTAGGAAACTCTGGAGACCAGTGGAGCGATTTAACAGGCACTTCAACGGCTAGCAGATCGTTTAAGCTTTCAAACCCTATGTATCATATACCTTGA